The region CAACGCCTCGTTGAGTATTTCCTCCAGTGCTGCGATATCGGTGTGAAACTGCTCGCGCACATCGTCCGGCAGCTGGGCAAACTCGGCCTCGTCCAGCGCCTTGCCATCCTTCATTGGCGTGAAGGCAATATTCTGCGCATCACGGTAGATGGCAACATTCTTGTCCAGTGCCTGCCGCTCGACCGAATCAATGGCGCGGTCGTAGCGCTGATTGAAACCGCGATCGATGGCGCTCTTTTTCTGCTGAAACGCAGGATGCTCGAATACAGCAGGAAAGGTCGCCAGCAGGTTATCGATCAGCTTTTCAATATCACTGATCAGCTCCCCTGCGGTCCCAGGCGGTAGGCTCACCACCCACGGCTCACGCGGCTCGTCGAAATTGTTGACGAAGACGCAGTCGTTGGGCGTTACCTGGCGCTTGGCCTCGGCCTGCACGTAGCGCATTACGTAGGAAAAACGCCCGGTACCCGGCTCACCCATTACAAACACGTTATAGCCCGGGCGGTGCATTGCCACCCCGAACTGCAAGGCCTCGACCGCCCGTTCCTGGCCGAGGATGCCGCGAAAAGGTTCAAGATCATCAGTGGTAACGAAACCGAGGCTTTCCAGATCAATGGGGACGGTAAGTTGTTCAGGCGTGAGGCGAAGGGGTACGGGTGTATCGGTCATTGAACGTCCTTGAGCGGAGCATAGTTGTTCCCGGCATTGTTGCCGCGCAGCCGGGGCCTGACAAGAGCAATCAACGGATTCCGGCACGCGCCAACTGAACGCTAATCAGGCCAGCGACACATCCGGCCCGGCGCCCATCACCTTGACCAGTTCGCGCACCAGAGGCTTCATGAAGAAACTGCTCTCGGGCATCAGATCAACGCGCACCTTGCGCTGCTCCAGCTCCTCGCTGACCACCGGACCAACCGAAGCCACCACGACGTTGGCCAGCGCGTCCAGCAGCCCCGCCTCGCCTACATGCCGCCGCGCAACCTGAAACAACCGGCGGACCTGGGTCGCACTGGTAAAGGCGATGGCGTCTACCTCGCGGCCAATCAGGGCATCTATAAGATGTTCGACCTGTTCGTTTTCGATATCGTCGGCATACACGTAGGGCGAAACGCTGCTGGTAATGGCTCCCGCCTCGCGCAGGAAGTCCATCAATGGCAGGTTGGGCTCAGTGCCGTACAACTGAACGGCAATACGCCTTCCCTGCAGGTTCTCGGCTTTAAGCGTAGCGATAACACCGTCGGTGGTTGGTTCAACAGCGACCACATCAGCTTTCAGGCCAATCTTGCGCAACGCCGCACCAGGCTTGGGGCCACGGGTAACGGTGCGAACCTGCGCCAGCGCGGTAACGAACTCATCCTTCAATGAGCCGCCGGCTCGCTCGGCGGCGGATACCAGGCGCCGCAATCCTTCACCGGTGAGCAGAATCAGGTCTTCGGGCGGCTGGACTACAAAGGTGCGGATCCAGTCGAGCACGGGCGCCTGATCCGGCGCGTCGTGAATGGAAACAAGGGGGCAACGCAGCACGTCTGCGCCACGCTTGATCAACATATCCGCAAACAGGTTAAGCTCGCGGCTTTCAGGCAGGGCGATGCGTCGTCCCTGTAAGGGTAAGATCTGTTCGGTCATGGTTTTATCCGCTGCCAGAGCAAAGCGACATTGTGCTGTGGCAGCCAGGATTAAGAAACCCTGACTGCGACACACAAACCGGGACCTTTACTTCTCCCAACCACGCGAATGCAGAATCGCGTCCAGGGTACGACTGACTGCCGTACAGTTGCGCACCATTTCAATCTTTTCCCAGGTGGAACGCTCTCCTTCATATATCAGGCGATGCATGGCTTCACGGGAAGGCGGAGCCAACAGTCGCAAAGGATGATCCCACCGGTTACGCAGGAAAATATTGATATCGGCAGTGTATTCCTGCGCCAGCACGCCATAGGTCAAATGCTGCATCAGACTAAGCACCGGCGACTTGATGCGGATATTGTCCCGCGTGAAGCGCAGGGCTTCGGCCGTCGAATGCTTGATGAAACTTGCCTGATAATTCATCACATTGCGCAACAGACTCGGGGCCGCGTCAGGGTCCGGCGTGATGGCCAACGCGGCAGGGTTGGTCATGCTGGAAATGAAGTGATTGACGCCGTACAGGCGCGCCAGCCGCTTGGCTGGTAGATCATCAGCAAATGAGCCGTCTATCCACTTGTCCCCTGGCAGATAAGGCACGGTCTTGCCGGCAGAATTGCGGCACATCAGCGTGACCGGCGGGTAAATGCCATAAATCGCGCAGGAGGCTTGAACAGCAGTGCGAATCAGCACGTTGGGCGAGGTGATTGCATTCAGCAGTCGCGGCGCTTGCCGCGTGGATAAACCGGTCACCGTTATGTTGAGCTTGCGACCGGTGAGTTCGAATGCTTCCTGAAAGGTCAGATCTGGCAGAATCTTGGCCAGGTACTCACGCAGATTATCCGCGTCTACATTTGGCTTGCGCAACGCACCGAGAAGGTTCGGCCGTATGGCTTCGGTTTCGTCGGCATCGTCATGCAGGTTATCCAGACTCAGTCGATGGTTCAGTTCG is a window of Pseudomonas sp. gcc21 DNA encoding:
- a CDS encoding DUF3336 domain-containing protein, with protein sequence MKILQRTRSRQLLKEMETASSYRQWSELAARYDEDNGLDEWKRDDVCESYDYQAIRYRLEIIKDLRARKEYQKLLFTLNEGIHGNYGGMGKPSLYNKAKFGTKHLITHYINEMCGALRDLNEVDDSIIPLEERQDFFVRASHCYGRSALMLSGGAVLGYFHAGVLKALFDESLLPEIISGSSAGSILAAAACCHTDDELNHRLSLDNLHDDADETEAIRPNLLGALRKPNVDADNLREYLAKILPDLTFQEAFELTGRKLNITVTGLSTRQAPRLLNAITSPNVLIRTAVQASCAIYGIYPPVTLMCRNSAGKTVPYLPGDKWIDGSFADDLPAKRLARLYGVNHFISSMTNPAALAITPDPDAAPSLLRNVMNYQASFIKHSTAEALRFTRDNIRIKSPVLSLMQHLTYGVLAQEYTADINIFLRNRWDHPLRLLAPPSREAMHRLIYEGERSTWEKIEMVRNCTAVSRTLDAILHSRGWEK
- a CDS encoding uroporphyrinogen-III synthase is translated as MTEQILPLQGRRIALPESRELNLFADMLIKRGADVLRCPLVSIHDAPDQAPVLDWIRTFVVQPPEDLILLTGEGLRRLVSAAERAGGSLKDEFVTALAQVRTVTRGPKPGAALRKIGLKADVVAVEPTTDGVIATLKAENLQGRRIAVQLYGTEPNLPLMDFLREAGAITSSVSPYVYADDIENEQVEHLIDALIGREVDAIAFTSATQVRRLFQVARRHVGEAGLLDALANVVVASVGPVVSEELEQRKVRVDLMPESSFFMKPLVRELVKVMGAGPDVSLA